The following are encoded in a window of Strigops habroptila isolate Jane chromosome 9, bStrHab1.2.pri, whole genome shotgun sequence genomic DNA:
- the LOC115613072 gene encoding proline-rich protein HaeIII subfamily 1-like: MARGRRLAPGRPCPAALPSRRGTGPGAGGTPSAIAGPATTSAGQAAPRPVHRPGSAGLRPGTPPAAAPGGGHRGLREPRSLPALPVQRCSGVERAPAPPPPPPPSSSLRCGASAAPAPPRGQGWRAARREPQSPGRGAGGRPRPPDYSSRQPPRPRLALALTLRLPLPVSPPPPNRRSQRPVSDPPPPGRGPPRPAAAPPLPARLGKQVRARPPPLPAAPHRTPRPPLPGHPGPARPRTHRRGGEGGVDGSVRPEPPPPPG, translated from the exons ATGGCGCGGGGGAGGCGCCTCGCCCCGGGCCGCCCCTGCCCCGCAGCGCTGCCCTCCCGGCGAGGCACCGGGCCGGGGGCGGGGGGGACACCCAGCGCCATCGCCGGCCCCGCGACCACCTCGGCCGGGCAGGCGGCTCCGCGCCCGGTCCACCGGCCCGGCTCGGCGGGGCTGCGCCCGGGGACACCCCCCGCGGCCGCGCCCGGCGGCGGGCACCGGGGGCTGCGGGAGCCGCGCTCGCTGCCGGCGCTGCCCGTCCAGCGCTGCTCGGGCGTGGAGCgagcgcccgccccgccgcctcctcctcctccatcctcctccctcCGGTGCGGAGCGAGCGCCGCTCCCG CCCCCCCGCGCGGGCAGGGCTGGCGCGCGGCACGCCGGGAGCCGCAGTCcccggggcgcggggcgggcgggcggccgcggCCACCGGACTACAGCTCCCGGCAGCCGCCGCGGCCGCGGCTCGCTCTCGCCCTCACACTCCGGCTGCCGCTGCCAGTGTCTCCGCCGCCGCCGAACCGCCGCTCGCAGCGCCCAGTGTCCGACCCGCCGCCTCCGGGCAGGGGCCCGCCtcggcccgccgccgcccccccgctgcccgcccggctCGGGAAGCAGGTGCGTGCCCgacccccccccctccccgccgccccgcaCCGGACGCCCCGGCCCCCTCTGCCCGGGCACCCCGGGCCCGCGCGGCCCCGCACCCACCGCcgggggggtgaggggggggtGGACGGGAGCGTGCGGCCCGAACCACCCCCC